A single Equus asinus isolate D_3611 breed Donkey chromosome 21, EquAss-T2T_v2, whole genome shotgun sequence DNA region contains:
- the SELENOK gene encoding selenoprotein K isoform X1: MVYISNGQVLDSRSQSPWRLSFITDFFWGIAEFVVLFFKTLLQQDVKKRRGYGSSSDSRYDDGRGPPGNPRRRMGRINHLHGPSPPPMAGGUGR, translated from the exons ATGGTTTACATCTCGAATG GACAAGTGTTGGACAGCCGGAGTCAGTCCCCATGGAGATTATCTTTCATAACAGATTTCTTCTGGGGAATAGCTGAGTTTGTGGTTTTGTT TTTCAAAACTCTGCTTCAGCAAGATGTGAAAAAGAGAAGAGGCTACGGAAGCTCATCTGATTCCAGATATGATGATGGAAGAGG gccACCAGGAAACCCCCGCAGAAGAATGGGTCGGATTAATCATCTGCATGGCCCAAGTCCGCCTCCAATGGCTGGGGGATGAGGAAG GTAA
- the SELENOK gene encoding selenoprotein K isoform X2 yields MVYISNGQVLDSRSQSPWRLSFITDFFWGIAEFVVLFFKTLLQQDVKKRRGYGSSSDSRYDDGRGPPGNPRRRMGRINHLHGPSPPPMAGGUGR; encoded by the exons ATGGTTTACATCTCGAATG GACAAGTGTTGGACAGCCGGAGTCAGTCCCCATGGAGATTATCTTTCATAACAGATTTCTTCTGGGGAATAGCTGAGTTTGTGGTTTTGTT TTTCAAAACTCTGCTTCAGCAAGATGTGAAAAAGAGAAGAGGCTACGGAAGCTCATCTGATTCCAGATATGATGATGGAAGAGG gccACCAGGAAACCCCCGCAGAAGAATGGGTCGGATTAATCATCTGCATGGCCCAAGTCCGCCTCCAATGGCTGGGGGATGAGGAAGGTAA